The DNA segment ACCTTCCTGGCCGGCGTGCCCACCGTCGTGAAGCCGGCCAGCCAGACCGCCTACGTCACCGAGGCCGTCGTCCGGTCGATCGTGGCGAGCGGGCTGCTGCCCGAGGGAAGCGTGCAGCTGCTGGCCGGCAGCGCCGCGGGCGTGCTCGACCTCCTGGGCGGCCAGGACCTCGTCGCGTTCACCGGGTCGGCGTCGACCGCCCGCACGCTGCGCAGCACCCCGGCCGTGGTGGCGAACTCGGTGCGGTTCAACGCCGAGGCCGACTCGCTCAACTGCTCGGTGCTCGGCCCGGACGCCACCCCGGACACCCCCGAGTTCGGCCTGTTCGTCGACCAGCTCGTCGAGGAGATGACCATCAAGGCCGGGCAGCGGTGCACCGCCGTCCGCCGCGCGCTGGTGCCCCGCGAGCTGGTGGACGACGTGGTCGAGGCCACCCGCGCCCGGCTGGCCGAGGTGGTCGTCGGCGCACCCGGCGCGGACGGCGTCACGATGGGCGCGCTGGCCAGCCTCGGCCAGCGCGAGGAGGTGCTGCGCTCGGTCGCCGCGCTGCGCGGGGTGGCTGCGCTGGTGTCCGGGGACCCGGCGCGCGTCGACGTCGTCGGTGCCGACGCCGAGCGCGGCGCGTTCCTGCCGCCGCTGCTGCTGCGCTGCGACGACCTGTCCGCCGCCGAGCCGCACGACGTCGAGGCGTTCGGGCCGGTGAGCACGGTGCTGCCCTACGACGGCGTGGCGCAGGCGGTGGAGCTCGCCGCCCGCGGCCAGGGCAGCCTGGTCGCCTCGCTGGTCAGCCACGACCCGGCCGTCGCGCGGGAGTTCGTGCTCGGCGCCGCGCACGCGCACGGCCGGGTGCTGGTGCTCGACCGGGACGACGCCGCGGAGAGCACCGGCCACGGGTCACCGCTGCCGGTGCTGGTGCACGGCGGCCCCGGCCGGGCCGGCGGCGGCGAGGAGCTCGGCGGGATCCGCGGCGTGCTGCACGCCATGCAGCGCACCGCCGTGCAGGGCTCGCCGGACGCGCTGACCGCGATCGGCGGCCGCTGGGTGACCGGCGCGCAGCGGCGGGACGACGGCGTGCACCCGTTCCGCAGGTCGCTGGCCGAGCTGCGGATCGGGGACTCGGTGACCGCCGGGCCGCGGGCGGTCACCCTCGCCGACATCGAGCACTTCGCCGAGTTCACCGGCGACACCTTCTACGCCCACACGGACGAGGCGGCGGCCGCGGCCAACCCGCTGTTCGGCGGCCGGGTCGCGCACGGCTACCTCATCGTCTCCTGGGCCGCCGGGCTGTTCGTCGACCCCGAGCCGGGCCCGGTGCTGGCGAACTACGGGGTGGACAGCCTGCGGTTCCTCACCCCGGTCAAGCCCGGCGCGGAGCTGACGGTGACGCTCACCTGCAAGCAGATCAGCCCGCGCGGCGGCGCCGACCACGGCGAGGTGCGCTGGGACGCCGTGGTGGTCGACGGCGACGGGCGGCCGGTGGCCACCTACGACGTCCTCACCATGGTCGCGAAGACCTGGCCCCCCGCCGGCTGACCCCTGGCCTCAGCCGGCGGTCTCCTCCTGGTCGACGCACAGGATGTTGCCCTCGCTGTCCTTGAACCAGGCCGCCCGGCCGAGCCCCTCCATCGAGGCGATCGCGCCGTCCCACCGCACCCCGGGCATGTCCGCGTAGACCTCGAACTCGACGCCCTTGGCCTCGAGGTCGTGGACCTCGGCCTCGATGTCGTCGACGTGCCACTGCGCGATGGTGTGCCCGGCCTGACCGGCGTAGGCGGTCTCGTAGACGTTGAAGGTCGTGCCCCCGTCGGTGCGGTAGACGAGGTTGACGCCGCCCAGCTCGCGGGTGGGGGTCAGCCCCAGCTTGTCCGCGTAGAACGCCCGCGCCCTGCCGAGGTCGGCTGCGGGGATGTTGGCCTCGACCCTGCTGGTGCTCAGCATGGTCAGCTCCTGAAGGGGATGCCCCCGTACGGATGGGACGCACCGACGCTAGGCCGGGGCAGCAGGGGTGGCAAGGGTCAGGCGGCCACGGCGGTGACGAAGGTGCAGACGCCCTCGCCGTCGTCGGCCCGCTGGCGCAGCCCGAGCGCGCGGAGCACCGCCAGCTCGACCCGGTGCACCCGCTGCCGCAGGCCGGTGTAGTCCATGCTCCCCGCCCGCCGGACCTCGATCTGGTCGAACCCGGCCTGGCGGACGTGCTCGGTGAGCATCCAGTCCGGCAGCAGGGTGATGTGCCCGGGCTCGTAGTAGTGCGTCGGGCCGAAGAAGACCGGGGCGCCGCGCAGCACCGTCTTCAGCAGCGAGTGCGGGTGGGTGACGTTGGGGGTGCTCACCACCAGCCTGCCGCCGGGGCGGAGCAGTGCCCGGACCGACCGCAGCACCTGCCGCGGGTTCTCCACGTGCTCCAGGGTCTCGACCGAGACGACCAGGTCGAACGGGCCCTCGGTGTCCTCGGTCCACTCGGGGTGGTCCAGGTCGAGCCGGTGGATCCAGTCGTGCGGCGGGAAGAGGTCGGTCGGGACGACGTCGAACCCGGCGTCGCCGAGCCGGAGCGCCAGCGCGCCGCAGCCGGCACCGACCTCGAGGACCCGGCCCCCGTCCGGGAGCGCCGCCCGCACCAGGGTCACCGCGTACTCGTGGACGCCCGGTGCGGCGTGCACGGAGTGGCCGCGGTAGGCGCGGGCGCTGGCCGTTCGCTGGATGGTCGGGCGCACAGTCGGCGTCACCCGCACAGGTTCCCATGCCGCCGCCCGCGCCGACGGGCCTGGTGGTCACCTGCGCGTCGGAGCAGCATGGGGCGGTGGCCTTCGACGTCGACCGGTTGCTCCGGCTGTGGAGCGACCCGCTCCCGGACGACGGAGCCGCCGCGGCCGCGTTCCGGGAGCTCTACACCGACCCGGTGACCGTCAACGGCGCCCCGGTGCCCGCCGCGGGCCTCGTCGTCCGCGCCCGGGCGCTGCAGACCGCCCTCGACCGGGTCGAGCGGGAGGTCGTCCACGTCGTCGAGGCCGGTGACCAGGTCGCCGTGGCGTTCCGGTTGCGCGGGCGGCACACCGGCACGCTGTCCACCTCCGCCGGGCCGGTGCCGGCCACCGGCGGGGTCGTCGAGCTCCGGGTGATCGACGTGCTGACCCTCACCGACGGCCGGATCAGCGACACCTGGATGGTCGCCGACGAGCTCGGCGCCCTGGCCGGCACCGGCGCCGTCCGGGTGGCGTCCCCCACGGGCGGGGGCTGAGCAGGCTCCGGCTCAGCGGGCGCCGTCCACCGGCAGCCGGACCCGCAGCACGGTCTCGCCCGGCCGGAGCTCGATGCCGATGTCACCGCGGTGCCGGTCGACGATCCGGCGGGAGATGTCCAGGCCCAGGCCGGTGCCCTCGCCGACGCCCTTGGTGGTGAAGAACGGGTCGAAGGCGTGCCGCGCGGTCTCCGGGGACATCCCGGCCCCGGTGTCCGCGATCTCCACGACCACGTCGCCGCCGTCCACCCGGCTCGAGACCCGCAGCGTGCCGGAGCCGCCCAGGGCGTGGAGCGCGTTGTCGACGAGGTTGGTCCACACCTGGTTCAGCTCGGCGGCCAGCGCCGGGATGCGGGGCACCGCAGCGCTGTGCTCCCGGACGACGG comes from the Modestobacter italicus genome and includes:
- the paaZ gene encoding phenylacetic acid degradation bifunctional protein PaaZ translates to MSAPMLPSYVAGRWYTAPDEGVPIADAVTGETVVRVSSTGLDVAAMLDHARSVGGPALRELTFHQRAGLLKQLGLRLMAEKDAFDALSRRTGATDRDSAVDVDGGFGTLLSYASKARRELPDDTVVLDGGVEPLGRGGTFVGQHLYTSLRGVAVQVNAFNFPVWGFLEKLAPTFLAGVPTVVKPASQTAYVTEAVVRSIVASGLLPEGSVQLLAGSAAGVLDLLGGQDLVAFTGSASTARTLRSTPAVVANSVRFNAEADSLNCSVLGPDATPDTPEFGLFVDQLVEEMTIKAGQRCTAVRRALVPRELVDDVVEATRARLAEVVVGAPGADGVTMGALASLGQREEVLRSVAALRGVAALVSGDPARVDVVGADAERGAFLPPLLLRCDDLSAAEPHDVEAFGPVSTVLPYDGVAQAVELAARGQGSLVASLVSHDPAVAREFVLGAAHAHGRVLVLDRDDAAESTGHGSPLPVLVHGGPGRAGGGEELGGIRGVLHAMQRTAVQGSPDALTAIGGRWVTGAQRRDDGVHPFRRSLAELRIGDSVTAGPRAVTLADIEHFAEFTGDTFYAHTDEAAAAANPLFGGRVAHGYLIVSWAAGLFVDPEPGPVLANYGVDSLRFLTPVKPGAELTVTLTCKQISPRGGADHGEVRWDAVVVDGDGRPVATYDVLTMVAKTWPPAG
- a CDS encoding VOC family protein, with product MLSTSRVEANIPAADLGRARAFYADKLGLTPTRELGGVNLVYRTDGGTTFNVYETAYAGQAGHTIAQWHVDDIEAEVHDLEAKGVEFEVYADMPGVRWDGAIASMEGLGRAAWFKDSEGNILCVDQEETAG
- a CDS encoding class I SAM-dependent methyltransferase — encoded protein: MTPTVRPTIQRTASARAYRGHSVHAAPGVHEYAVTLVRAALPDGGRVLEVGAGCGALALRLGDAGFDVVPTDLFPPHDWIHRLDLDHPEWTEDTEGPFDLVVSVETLEHVENPRQVLRSVRALLRPGGRLVVSTPNVTHPHSLLKTVLRGAPVFFGPTHYYEPGHITLLPDWMLTEHVRQAGFDQIEVRRAGSMDYTGLRQRVHRVELAVLRALGLRQRADDGEGVCTFVTAVAA
- a CDS encoding ester cyclase; translation: MAFDVDRLLRLWSDPLPDDGAAAAAFRELYTDPVTVNGAPVPAAGLVVRARALQTALDRVEREVVHVVEAGDQVAVAFRLRGRHTGTLSTSAGPVPATGGVVELRVIDVLTLTDGRISDTWMVADELGALAGTGAVRVASPTGGG